A region of Pyxidicoccus parkwaysis DNA encodes the following proteins:
- a CDS encoding HAD family hydrolase, producing MDPAPLPSSHGDRDLASEARPLRSWNDGAVKQALLAFVDAVTSEGADTCVPPEHRVAIFDNDGTLWTEQPFYSQGLFVFDRIRALAAEHPEWKTQRPFQAVLEAGAGMPHGLSEHDVGALVAATHAGMTTDAFDRISREWLATARHPRFHRRYTECVYQPMLELLALLRARGFTSYIVSGGGIDFLRAFCEEVYAIPPARVVGSSSQVRFELHDGRPVLIKLPELGSIDDGPGKPVNIHLHIGKRPILTFGNSDGDLQMLQYASVSELPHLELLLHHDDAEREYAYDRVSLAGRLDEALREAGPRKWTVVSMKRDWKEVFGRHPATTSPGTSIH from the coding sequence ATGGACCCCGCTCCTCTTCCCTCCTCCCATGGAGACCGCGACCTCGCTTCAGAAGCCCGGCCGCTGCGCTCCTGGAACGACGGCGCCGTGAAGCAGGCCCTGCTCGCCTTCGTGGACGCGGTGACTTCAGAGGGCGCGGACACGTGCGTCCCGCCCGAGCACCGCGTCGCCATCTTCGACAACGACGGCACGCTCTGGACCGAGCAGCCGTTCTACTCGCAGGGGCTGTTCGTCTTCGACCGCATCCGCGCGCTCGCCGCCGAGCATCCTGAATGGAAGACGCAGCGGCCGTTTCAAGCCGTCCTGGAGGCGGGAGCAGGCATGCCCCACGGGCTCAGCGAGCATGATGTCGGCGCGCTCGTCGCGGCCACGCACGCGGGGATGACCACGGACGCGTTCGACCGCATCTCACGGGAGTGGCTCGCCACTGCGAGGCACCCGCGCTTCCACCGGCGCTACACGGAATGCGTCTACCAGCCCATGCTGGAGTTGCTCGCCCTGCTGCGCGCCCGCGGCTTCACCAGCTACATCGTCTCCGGAGGCGGCATCGACTTCCTGCGGGCGTTCTGCGAGGAGGTCTACGCAATCCCTCCAGCCCGGGTGGTGGGCAGCAGCAGCCAGGTGCGCTTCGAGCTGCATGATGGCCGGCCGGTGCTCATCAAGCTGCCGGAGCTCGGCAGCATCGACGATGGGCCGGGCAAGCCGGTCAACATCCACCTCCACATCGGCAAGCGGCCCATCCTGACGTTCGGCAACTCGGATGGAGATCTCCAGATGCTCCAGTACGCGAGCGTCAGTGAGTTGCCGCACCTGGAGTTGCTCCTCCACCACGACGATGCGGAGCGCGAGTACGCCTATGACCGCGTGTCTCTCGCTGGCCGGCTCGACGAGGCGCTGCGCGAGGCCGGCCCCCGGAAGTGGACCGTGGTCAGCATGAAGCGCGACTGGAAGGAGGTCTTCGGCAGGCATCCGGCCACGACTTCCCCCGGGACTTCAATTCACTGA
- a CDS encoding chemotaxis protein — protein sequence MNPPRSELAKRVGHSDLDVGALRIRVRDLARRFSGLIEATADDLAAHTDSPEVKRAMLQFKANAVPTMQGALFQPDPVASLIDAWALLAQLEGVLPKSAAGTSPELMAKAQRSLEGMESEVEALWREVSGQEDVSAARERVHAWATEHPLTGPLVARDSTVPLLASVTSTSGRGLLRKTAGLLEDTRDITARVDIYAGSLPRQARWQAELVAADAMNAPAVQSILADLARTVDILDRVGSMAANTPALVARERAAVVEAMDGQRRSLQDFISGERQAVLTGVGQERAAVMDALHAERVATLQQLDGMTRGWVDHAFDRAGNLVDRVFLWLLALVGLGVVGGIIVAALVLRAWRRRPVG from the coding sequence ATGAACCCACCGCGCTCGGAGTTGGCGAAGCGCGTGGGGCACTCGGACCTGGACGTGGGCGCGCTGCGCATCCGCGTGAGGGACCTGGCCCGGCGCTTCTCCGGCCTGATTGAAGCGACGGCGGATGACCTCGCCGCGCACACGGACTCGCCCGAGGTGAAGCGGGCGATGCTCCAGTTCAAGGCGAACGCGGTGCCCACCATGCAGGGCGCGCTCTTCCAGCCGGACCCGGTGGCCTCCCTGATTGATGCCTGGGCGCTGCTGGCCCAGCTCGAGGGCGTGTTGCCGAAATCAGCGGCGGGCACCTCTCCGGAATTGATGGCCAAGGCCCAGCGCTCGCTGGAGGGCATGGAGTCGGAGGTGGAGGCGCTGTGGCGCGAGGTGTCCGGACAGGAGGACGTGTCAGCCGCGCGTGAGCGCGTGCACGCGTGGGCCACCGAACACCCGCTGACCGGGCCGCTCGTCGCCCGTGACTCCACCGTGCCCCTGCTGGCCTCCGTGACATCGACCTCGGGTAGGGGACTGCTGAGGAAGACGGCGGGGCTGCTGGAGGACACGCGCGACATCACCGCGCGCGTGGACATCTACGCGGGCAGCCTCCCGCGCCAGGCGCGCTGGCAGGCGGAGTTGGTGGCCGCCGATGCCATGAATGCCCCCGCAGTGCAGTCCATCCTGGCCGACCTGGCGCGCACGGTGGACATCCTCGACCGCGTGGGAAGCATGGCCGCGAACACGCCCGCGCTGGTGGCCCGCGAGCGCGCGGCGGTGGTGGAGGCGATGGACGGGCAGCGGCGCTCGCTCCAGGACTTCATCTCCGGAGAGCGGCAGGCCGTGCTCACCGGCGTGGGGCAGGAGCGAGCGGCGGTGATGGACGCGCTGCATGCCGAGCGCGTGGCCACGCTGCAGCAACTCGACGGCATGACGCGGGGCTGGGTGGACCACGCCTTCGACCGCGCGGGGAACCTGGTGGACCGCGTCTTCCTGTGGCTCTTGGCACTGGTGGGCCTGGGAGTGGTGGGCGGCATCATCGTCGCGGCGCTCGTGCTCCGCGCGTGGCGTCGAAGACCCGTGGGCTGA